The Paracoccus albus region ATCGGAATGCAGCACCATTCGGTTCGCCTGTGTGCGCAGCGCACCTAGAATAGCGATTTCATCCTTGTCGGCATCTTCCAGCATAGCCAAAGCCTGCGGCGCATGGGTCGCAAAAACAACTCTGTCGAAACGCTCTGCCCCGCGCGGGCTGAAGATCACGACCCCATCCGCCCCTCGCCGCACGGCGTAGACCGGGCAGGACATACGAATATCGCCCGCGATCTGTTCAAGGATTTTTTGCACATAGACCTGCGAGCCACCCGCCACCGTCAGCCATTGCGGCTGACCATTCACCGACAGCAGGCCGTGATTGTCGAAGAACCGCACCAGGGCGCTTGCCGGGAACTGCATCATACCGGCCGTTGGCGTCGACCAGATCGCGCCTGAGATCGGCAGCAGGAAGCGTTCGCGGAATTCATCGCCAAGACGCAGCGCGCCCAACAGGTCCCCGATGCTGCCCTCATGCGCAGAATGGGCAGGCGCCTGGCGGAAGAAGCGAAGGATATCGCGGATCAGGCGCCAATGCCCGGCATCCATCAGGCACATTGGCTGCGCGAACATCGCGCGGGTCGAGAACGTGCCGTATTCGTATCGCCCACCTTCGAAACTGGCCGAGAACGACATGTCGCTCGGCTCCAGCAGAACGCCAAGCTTTTCCATCAGCGGAATGAACAAGGGATAGGTGCGGCGATTGCAGACGATGAATCCGGTATCGACATCTACACCCATTGCCCGCACGGTGCGCGCATGGCCGCCCGGCCGCGGTTCTTTCTCGAACAGGGTGATGTCGTGATGCGGATAAAGCAACCACGCCGCCCCCAGACCCGATATTCCACTGCCAATGATCGCGATGCGCAGACGCTTCAATATAAACCTCAAAACAAATCAAGTGAAATCCGGGCAAAGCATGGCCGTCGCCCGTATCAGCCTTATCTGCCGCAGGATCACATCGCCGGCAGAAGAACGCCGTCGATGACGTGAACGACGCCGTTGCCGGCCTGCAGATCGGCAGCTGTGACGGTCCCGCTGTCGTTGATCTTCACCATATCGCCGTCCAGCGTGAGATTCAGGCTGCAGTTGCCCATTGTCGTCACAGGATGGGCGCCGCCATCATCGGCAATCATCTGTGCGACATCGGCGGCCACAGCCCGCGTCTCAACCACATGGCAGCCGAGGATCTGGACCAGTTTGTCCCGGTTTTCGGGCATCAAAGCATCCTCAAGTGCGCCATCCGGGAGTGCCGAAAAGGCAGCATCGGTCGGCGCAATGACGGTGAACGGGCCTTCGCCCATCAGAGCCTCGCCCATTTCGGCAGCGACAACGGCCTGTTCCAGGGTTGTGTGGTCCTCGGACGCCATCACGATATCCGCGACAGTCGCCGGCATATCCTGCGCGACGGTGGCCGTGGCTGCCAGAGCAAACGCCGTGGTCACAGCAAAATTCAAGAATTTCATTCCATCCTCCTGTGGTTGGTAGTGAAGAGACGAGGCTTAAATGTCTCTTGTTGCACAGCTCACGCTTTCGTGAAGATCGAGAACGACTTGCGGCGTTCAGTGCGCTGTTGCATCCTCAACGACAGCTAACCGGAGCCATCGATGACCTCAGATGCAGCAGAGCTTCAGGAACTGCTCGCTCGCGTCGCCCTGCGGGACCGGGCTGCGTTTCGGCAGCTTTACCACATCGCCTCACCGAAACTTTTCGGGATCTGTTTACGTATCTTGAAGGATCAGGTGGAGGCGGAAGATGTGTTGCAGGAGGTGTTCGTAAAGATCTGGCACAACGCCGATCGTTATGCCTCGCAGGTGGCAAGTCCGCAGGCATGGATGAACGCAGTCACGCGCAATCTGGCAATCGACAACCTGCGACGCCGCAGGCCAGGTGGCGGTGATCTGGACGCGGCAGAACGCCTAGCGGACGACAGGCCCGGCCCCGAGGATGCGGCTATGCTGCGATCCGAGGGCCGAAGGATCGAAGCCTGCCTTGCAGAGCTGGAGCCAAGCCGGGCCGAAGCAGTTCGCCTCGCCTATGTCGAAGGCGAAAGCTATCTGGAACTGGCCGAACGCTTCGGTGCGCCCCTTAACACCATCAGAAGCTGGCTTCGGCGCAGCCTGATCAGGCTGAGGGAGTGTCTGACCAGATGACCGACGACGCCCCGGAACTTGATCCCCGCGACATTGCCACGGCTGGCGAATATGTTCTTGGCATCCTACCGCTTGCCGAGCGCGAAGTGTTCCAGCGCCGCCTGCTAAGCGAACCGGCCCTTATGGCTGAGGTCGCAAGATGGCAGACGCATTTCGACCCCATCGCGGATGAGGTCCGGCCGGTCAGCCCGCCCGCCAAGGTGTGGAATGAGGTCGAACGGCGGCTGTTCCCTGAACTGTCCCCATCCGTGCGCCCCGTCAGGCTCTGGAAATGGCTGTCCACCGGTTCTGTTCTTGCATCAACTGCGCTGCTTGCCCTGCTGTG contains the following coding sequences:
- a CDS encoding NAD(P)/FAD-dependent oxidoreductase — protein: MKRLRIAIIGSGISGLGAAWLLYPHHDITLFEKEPRPGGHARTVRAMGVDVDTGFIVCNRRTYPLFIPLMEKLGVLLEPSDMSFSASFEGGRYEYGTFSTRAMFAQPMCLMDAGHWRLIRDILRFFRQAPAHSAHEGSIGDLLGALRLGDEFRERFLLPISGAIWSTPTAGMMQFPASALVRFFDNHGLLSVNGQPQWLTVAGGSQVYVQKILEQIAGDIRMSCPVYAVRRGADGVVIFSPRGAERFDRVVFATHAPQALAMLEDADKDEIAILGALRTQANRMVLHSDPRLMPRRRAVWASWNYVTRGASPATDRPISLSYWMNRLQNLKTPRPLIVTLNPEIEPDHVHNEASFAHPQFDAAAIAAQARLSEIQGRGGIHYAGAWTRYGFHEDGLLSALRVAQSMVVEWPLGPDPWAAPKPVAA
- a CDS encoding fasciclin domain-containing protein; protein product: MKFLNFAVTTAFALAATATVAQDMPATVADIVMASEDHTTLEQAVVAAEMGEALMGEGPFTVIAPTDAAFSALPDGALEDALMPENRDKLVQILGCHVVETRAVAADVAQMIADDGGAHPVTTMGNCSLNLTLDGDMVKINDSGTVTAADLQAGNGVVHVIDGVLLPAM
- a CDS encoding sigma-70 family RNA polymerase sigma factor; translated protein: MTSDAAELQELLARVALRDRAAFRQLYHIASPKLFGICLRILKDQVEAEDVLQEVFVKIWHNADRYASQVASPQAWMNAVTRNLAIDNLRRRRPGGGDLDAAERLADDRPGPEDAAMLRSEGRRIEACLAELEPSRAEAVRLAYVEGESYLELAERFGAPLNTIRSWLRRSLIRLRECLTR